The following proteins are encoded in a genomic region of Gossypium hirsutum isolate 1008001.06 chromosome D05, Gossypium_hirsutum_v2.1, whole genome shotgun sequence:
- the LOC107902985 gene encoding ervatamin-B produces MCRTILESTIVDKHEQWMVDFSRKYESQLEKEKRLDIFKDNLEYIESFNNGGNRSFKLGLNEFADMTQDEFIATHTGYKMQNNPTWLESTSFMYENYSNAPKSFNWRDQNAVTPIKNQGKYGCCWAFSAVAAVERLIKIKTGKLIPLSEQQLLDCSRNGGNQGCKGGWMMNAFDYISQNQGITTEKRYPYQQMQKTCDTQINKVATISGYRMVPENDEEALLKAVANQPVSVALEGHGQDFQFYNGGVFTGDCGNSLTHAVTIVGYGTSKKGLNYLLIKNSWGQSWGENGYMKIQRNVEGQGGLCGIAMKASYPTA; encoded by the exons ATGTGTCGAACAATTCTTGAAAGCACCATTGTTGACAAACATGAGCAATGGATGGTTGATTTCAGTCGAAAATATGAGAGCCAATTGGAGAAGGAGAAGCGTCTTGATATATTCAAAGACAACTTGGAATATATTGAGAGCTTCAACAATGGCGGAAATAGGAGTTTTAAGCTAGGCCTCAATGAATTTGCAGACATGACACAGGATGAATTCATTGCAACTCACACTGGATACAAGATGCAGAACAATCCCACATGGTTGGAATCAACATCGTTTATGTATGAAAACTACTCAAACGCTCCGAAAAGCTTCAATTGGAGGGACCAAAATGCCGTTACTCCTATTAAGAATCAGGGTAAATATG GATGTTGTTGGGCATTTTCAGCAGTGGCAGCCGTTGAAAggttaatcaaaatcaaaactgGTAAATTAATCCCATTATCTGAGCAACAACTATTGGATTGCAGTAGAAATGGAGGAAACCAAGGTTGCAAAGGAGGATGGATGATGAATGCTTTCGATTACATTAGCCAAAACCAAGGAATAACCACTGAAAAAAGGTACCCATATCAACAAATGCAAAAAACTTGCGACACACAGATAAACAAAGTTGCCACCATCAGTGGCTATCGAATGGTACCGGAAAACGACGAAGAAGCATTGCTTAAGGCCGTCGCGAATCAACCGGTCTCGGTTGCACTTGAAGGCCATGGACAAGACTTTCAGTTTTACAATGGTGGAGTGTTTACAGGAGATTGTGGAAATTCTCTCACCCATGCAGTCACCATTGTTGGATATGGGACAAGTAAAAAAGGTTTAAACTATTTGCTGATTAAGAATTCATGGGGACAAAGTTGGGGTGAAAATGGGTATATGAAGATTCAAAGGAATGTGGAAGGGCAAGGTGGCTTATGTGGTATCGCCATGAAAGCTTCGTATCCAACTGCATAA